The following coding sequences are from one Plasmodium coatneyi strain Hackeri chromosome 11, complete sequence window:
- a CDS encoding Adenylosuccinate synthetase, with the protein MNIFQHDIQNVSQGNVVAILGSQWGDEGKGKIIDILSKHSDITCRFNGGANAGHTISVNDKKYALHLLPCGILYENNICVLGNGMVVHVKSLINEINSIGGNIIDRLYLSDKSHILFDIHQTIDSIQENKKLKEGKQIGTTKRGIGPCYSTKVSRVGIRLGSLKNFENFKNQYLKLIDNLMDLYDIKDYNKEEELESFYQYHLLLKDRIIDVISFMNNQLNEKKNILIEGANAAMLDIDFGTYPYVTSSCTTVGGIFSGLGINHKKLNLTIGVVKSYLTRVGCGPFMTELKNEIGEYLREKGYEYGTTTKRPRRCGWLDIPMLLYVKCINSIDIINLTKLDVLSGLKEISLCVGYRSKATGELLQKGCYPVDEDAPENYEPVYEQFQGWEEDISNCQTFEELPENARKYVLAIEKYVGSPIVWIGVGPNRNSTITKK; encoded by the exons ATGAACATCTTCCAGCACGACATCCAAAATGTGAGCCAGGGAAACGTGGTGGCGATCCTGGGTTCTCAGTGGGGAGacgaagggaagggaaaaatcatCGACATCCTGTCCAAGCATTCAGACATTACGTGCAGGTTTAACGGAGGGGCCAATGCAGGGCACACAATCTCCGtgaatgataaaaaatacgCCCTTCATTTATTGCCCTGTGGAATCCTCTACGAAAATAATATCTGCGTGTTGGGAAACGGAATGGTGGTGCATGTAAAGTCCCtaataaatgaaataaactCCATTGGAGGAAATATAATAGATAGACTGTACCTGTCGGATAAGTCACACATTCTATTCGATATTCATCAGACGATTGACTCTATCcaagagaataaaaaattgaaggaaggaaaacagaTAGGCACGACCAAGAGAGGGATCGGCCCATGTTATTCGACCAAGGTTTCGAGAGTAGGCATACGACTTGgatcattaaaaaattttgagaattttaaaaaccaGTATTTAAAACTGATAGATAATTTAATGGACCTTTACGACATAAAGGACTAcaacaaggaggaagaattgGAGTCCTTCTACCAGTACCACTTGTTGTTAAAGGATAGAATTATAGATGTAATTTCTTTCATGAATAATCAACtgaatgagaagaagaatattttaatCGAGGGAGCTAATGCCGCTATGCTAGACATAGACTTTGGTACTTATCCTTACGTAACAAGCAGCTGCACAACCGTTGGAGGTATTTTTTCAGGCCTTGGGATAAATCACAAGAAGTTAAATTTGACCATAGGGGTTGTTAAAAGTTACTTGACTAGGGTTGGTTGTGGTCCCTTTATGACAGAGCTGAAAAACGAAATTGGAGAATACCTACGGGAGAAGGGTTACGAGTATGGTACCACGACGAAGAGGCCCAGAAGATGTGGATGGCTAGACATCCCCATGTTACTCTACGTAAAGTGCATCAACTCTATTGACATTATCAACTTGACCAAGTTGGACGTTCTGTCTGGTCTGAAGGAAATTTCCCTCTGCGTCGGTTATCGCAGCAAGGCTACAG GCGAGCTACTGCAAAAGGGGTGCTACCCTGTAGACGAGGACGCGCCGGAGAACTACGAACCTGTGTATGAACAATTCCAAGGGTGGGAGGAAGACATATCCAACTGTCAGACATTTGAAGAACTACCAGAAAATGCTCGAAAGTACGTCTTGGCGATAGAGAAGTATGTGGGCTCGCCCATCGTGTGGATTGGAGTTGGACCCAACCGGAATAGCACCATTACGAAGAAGTGA
- a CDS encoding Vacuolar ATP synthase 21 kDa proteolipid subunit has protein sequence MYNSWFEIIRSISPYNWAMLGIAMALFLSIIGAAWGIFICGTSIVGASVKSPRIISKNLISIIFCEALGMYGVITAVFLQIKFSGLSKEVHAPLVLTTKTDALIMNTIRGGWALFASGLTAGLSNLVSGVSVGITGSSCALGDAHNSDLFVRMLMIEICASVIGLYGLIVAIVSIGDIQLT, from the exons ATGTATAACTCGTGGTTTGAAATCATTCGGTCCATTTCGCCCTACAACTGGGCAATGCTGGGCATAGCAATGGCCCTGTTCCTTTCCATCATCGGCGCAGCATG GGGAATATTCATTTGCGGGACGAGCATAGTGGGAGCCTCGGTGAAGTCCCCACGTATCATTtcgaaaaatttaatttccATTATATTTTGTGAAGCACTAG GCATGTATGGAGTCATCACCGCagtttttcttcaaattaaATTTAGCGGACTCAGCAAGGAAGTGCACGCCCCACTGGTGCTAACAACCAAGACGGATGCACTTATTATGAACACCATCAGAGGGGGATGGGCCCTGTTTGCAAGTGGTCTCACGGCGGGTCTGTCCAACCTCGTTTCTGG cGTTTCCGTAGGAATAACGGGCAGCTCATGCGCCTTGGGAGATGCACACAATTCGGATCTGTTCGTTCGAATGCTGATGATTGAAATATGTGCTAGTGTTATAG gACTTTACGGATTAATCGTGGCAATTGTGTCCATCGGGGATATTCAACTGACTTAA